In one Lolium rigidum isolate FL_2022 chromosome 3, APGP_CSIRO_Lrig_0.1, whole genome shotgun sequence genomic region, the following are encoded:
- the LOC124694494 gene encoding cortical cell-delineating protein-like, translating into MAPSKLVLFLAVNLALLATTAHACGPYCPTPTPPPTCSIDTLRLQVCANVLNLLKLNLPVPVNEECCPLLSGLANLDASVCLCTALKAEILGIKINVPVAFTLLLNQCRKTCPDNFTCST; encoded by the coding sequence ATGGCGCCTTCCAAGctggtcctcttcctcgccgtcaACCTGGCTCTCCTCGCCACCACCGCGCACGCCTGCGGTCCATACTGCCCCACCCCCACCCCACCGCCAACCTGCTCGATTGACACTCTGAGGCTGCAAGTGTGCGCCAACGTGCTGAACCTGCTCAAGCTCAACCTTCCCGTTCCGGTAAATGAGGAGTGTTGCCCGCTGCTGTCCGGGCTCGCCAACCTCGATGCCTCCGTCTGTCTCTGCACCGCCCTCAAGGCCGAGATCCTCGGCATCAAAATCAATGTCCCTGTTGCCTTCACCCTCCTTCTCAACCAGTGCCGCAAGACCTGCCCCGACAACTTCACCTGTTCCACCTGA